A genomic region of Nostoc sp. UHCC 0702 contains the following coding sequences:
- a CDS encoding response regulator — translation MSITWLGTILIIENSLSELELVSNYLENKGYKIITATTAREALEIALEEKPDAIVTDVMMPGMSGFELCHFLKNHPIYQKVPMLICSTTNQSLQRLWARKQGADACINKPYTRMALRKALSYVK, via the coding sequence TTGAGTATTACTTGGCTGGGTACAATTCTGATTATAGAAAATTCTCTAAGTGAATTAGAGTTAGTAAGTAATTACCTAGAAAATAAGGGTTATAAAATTATTACAGCTACTACTGCAAGAGAAGCTCTGGAAATTGCCTTAGAAGAAAAGCCAGATGCGATCGTTACTGATGTAATGATGCCAGGAATGAGTGGGTTTGAGTTGTGTCACTTTCTCAAAAACCATCCAATCTATCAGAAAGTGCCGATGTTGATTTGCAGTACTACAAATCAATCACTTCAGCGTTTGTGGGCTAGAAAACAAGGTGCTGATGCTTGCATAAATAAACCCTACACTCGAATGGCACTAAGAAAAGCTCTAAGCTATGTAAAATAA
- a CDS encoding phosphate-starvation-inducible PsiE family protein translates to MRKYRLRWFKRSRIVHNLVFFQDLIIISLCVALFGAMVVQLGDMFLALIRAHNPQQVTSDTLVLLILVELFRLLVIYFQEHQISVGVAVEVAIVSILREVIVRGLVEFTTGKIIAFGIFLLALGILLLVLAWSSRTSDEILSHESVETDEENLD, encoded by the coding sequence ATGCGTAAGTATAGGTTGAGGTGGTTTAAACGCAGTCGTATTGTTCATAATCTCGTTTTTTTTCAAGACTTGATTATTATATCTTTGTGCGTTGCCCTTTTTGGTGCAATGGTAGTTCAGTTGGGAGATATGTTTCTTGCCTTGATACGCGCTCACAATCCCCAACAGGTTACATCTGACACTTTAGTTTTATTGATTTTGGTGGAATTATTCCGGCTTTTAGTAATTTATTTTCAAGAGCATCAGATTTCTGTTGGAGTGGCAGTAGAGGTAGCAATTGTTTCGATCTTACGAGAAGTTATTGTTCGAGGTTTGGTCGAATTTACCACGGGTAAAATCATTGCGTTCGGTATCTTCTTACTAGCTTTAGGGATACTGCTGCTCGTCCTTGCCTGGTCTTCCCGCACTTCAGATGAAATTCTTAGTCATGAAAGTGTTGAGACAGACGAAGAAAATTTAGATTAG
- a CDS encoding diacylglycerol kinase — MFSRHKTASDRKKYKRDHILSYHPIQKLKIVLAGLYVAVISDFSVAYKVVLSVPVLGFSFIFRQWVDVTLILLATGMMLVAELFNSAIEILCDFVEEREDTRIGVIKDIAAAAAGISIFVWAVTLILEGSHLWKLLKI, encoded by the coding sequence ATGTTTTCCCGTCACAAAACTGCGAGCGATCGCAAAAAATATAAAAGAGACCATATATTGAGTTATCATCCCATCCAAAAGCTCAAGATTGTTCTGGCAGGTCTTTATGTCGCCGTGATCTCTGACTTTAGCGTTGCCTACAAAGTTGTTTTATCAGTTCCAGTTCTGGGCTTCTCGTTTATCTTTCGGCAATGGGTCGATGTCACTCTGATTCTACTGGCAACGGGGATGATGCTGGTTGCCGAATTATTTAATAGTGCGATCGAAATCTTATGTGATTTTGTGGAGGAACGGGAGGATACCCGAATTGGTGTGATTAAGGATATTGCAGCGGCGGCGGCTGGCATCAGTATCTTTGTGTGGGCTGTCACACTCATCCTTGAAGGAAGTCACCTCTGGAAATTGCTAAAAATTTGA